CATTCATGGCAGCAACCTCTTCAACCAACTCTTCACTGAATCCATATTTGAACTCCTATCACCGCGCGGCTTGCGGCGTTTGCCACCGGTCGAGACCGCGACCTGATGATCGTGCATGCTGATCGCCCATTGCAGCAATCCGAAACTCGTGGAATACATGGGCGAATTGAGCTTATCCACAAGTCCTTTCAGATTTTGCGGCTGGGCTGTGCGGACCGGCATGCCCAACAAACCCGCCGCCACACGATTGATTCCGGGCAAAGCAGACGTGCCGCCTGTCAGTACCATGCCTGCCGGTAACAATCCGTCATACCCTGAGCGCTTGATCTCTTGAAGAATTAAATTGAATGTCTCTTCCACGCGCGCTTCGATGATCATCGCCAGATCGTGGCGGCTGATGCGAATATCCTTATCCTCGCCGAAGGGACGCATGAGGAAATATTCATCCGCGCCGACATCGGACTTCACAGCATGTCCCTGCTGCTTTTTTACTTCTTCGGCTTGCGTCAGCGATAGTCGCAGTCCGTGTGCGATGTCCTGAGTGACGTGATTCCCGCCGACTGCCAGGACCATCGTGTGCCATACATCGCCATCGACGTAGATCGCAAGGTCGGTCGTCCCGCCGCCGATGTCGCAAACCGCCACGCCCATTTCGCGTTCCTGTTCGGTCAACACAATTTCAGCAGAGGCAAGCGGATTCAAAACGAATTGTTGAATCTCGACCCCCGCCGCGCCCACACATTGACGCAAATTATCGACGGTCGCGCTCGCGGCGGTGATGATGTGCGTTTCCACTTCGAGTTTATAACCGTGCATCCCGACCGGGGTCTTCACGCCTTCCTGCCCGTCCACGGTGATGCCGCGCTGGATGACGTGAATGATCTCGCGGTCGTGAGGGATGGCGATCGCCTGAGCCTGTTCGAGCGCACGCGCCAGATCATGGACTTCGATGATCCCGCCGGGGATTCCCGCCGCGCCGCGGCTGTTCACCGAAGCCACATGCGCGCCCGCAAGACTCACGAACGCGGAAGTGATCTCGAGACCGGAAGTGCTCTCCGCTTTTTCGACCGAACGTTTGATGGCGCGCGACGCAGCGGGGAGATCGACCACGATCCCCTTGCGGATGCCCTCGGAAGGTTCGATGCCCACACCGAGAATGCGGATGGATTTATCGTCCTCCACCCGCCCAACAAGGGTGCAGACCTTGGTCGTTCCTACGTCAATGCCAACAACAATTTCATCCATGTTACGGGCTCTCTACAAAGATTTCCTGTGTTTCTTCTGCATCAACTTCTGCCATGCGGTAATACGGGCCGTCGGGATGCTCCACGTTGATGTAAATGGGAGTCTTGCCGCGTTGTAAAAGCGATTCGACCAGCGTCCGATATACGGTGATCTTCAACGGCAGGTCGCTCGATGAAGTACCGAATGCGACCGTCCAACCGCGCGGGTCGACCCAGCTGAAACCATCAACGGAGGAAAAGGTCAGGGTGGCGCCAGCAGGCACGAGCGGGGCGAGACCGAGAGCGGAATCCACAAGATCTTTTTGGATGAAGGGCGGCGGGCTGTACGGGTCATCCGAGGTTTGAATCCCCGCCGGGGGCGCATCCAACGCATTGACCACGATCAACCCCGCCGCCTCGCCTCGGGGCCTGAACGCGATGCCTGATTCGTCGACCCAGGTGTATCCTCCGTTTTGATTCCAAAGGATGACGGGCTGGCGTTCAAGGACAGTAACGTAGACGAAATTGGGAAGGTACACATCCACCTGTGCGGAGAGAAGCTCGGGGTAATTCAATCGCAGCCGTCGTTCAAGTTCATCCGGCTGGACGGTAAAGATGTTCTGCCCGTTCACGCCGATGATGCCGTTGATCTCTTCGCTAAGGATGCGTGTGTTGCCAAGTACATACGCAGAGGGGACATAGAAATACTGCAATCGAAACGCCAGCACGAGCATGGTCCCAAAAGCAAGCGCAAATAAGACCGACGCGATTCGCCAGTTGGTATGCGCGCGCGGCAGTTGCGGAAGCCGCGGCAGGGCAATCTTCGGTTTATTGAGATGAAATTCCGGCAAACCCAACGCGATCTTGAACTTTCGCTTTTCAGTCGGCTTGGGCGATGCCCATAGCGGAAGTGTGGGTGTGCGCGCAGAAACCTTGACCATGGGTTTGGTGGCCTGTTTCGCCGCCCGTTGAAGTTCTTTCGCAGCATGCTCGGCGCGGCGACGGCGGACGATCTCGGCACGGGTAGGCTGGCGTTTGTCGCTCATGCCGTCCTCCGATGCTCGGTGCGGTCGCGTTGGGCTTTGCGGTCGAGCGCGAGTTGAATCAGGCGGTCGACCAGTTCGGCATACGTCATGCCGCTTGCCTGCCATAATTTCGGGTACATGCTGATGGAAGTAAAGCCGGGTATCGTGTTCAATTCGTTTAGATAAATCCTATTCGTGTCTTTTTCGACAAAAAAGTCAGCCCGCGCCATGCCCGCGCAATCGATGGCTTTGTAGGCGCGCACGGCATAATCGCGGATCTGGTCTGCTGTATCTTCCGGCAGCGGCGCCGGGATGATCAACCCCGATGTGCCATCGATATATTTCGACTCATACGAGTAGAACTCGCGGCTCGGCAGGATCTCTCCGCAGACCGATGCCTGTGGGTCTTCATTGCCAAGCACGCTGACTTCGATCTCACGCACATTTTTCACACCGCCCTCGATGATGATGCGGCGGTCATAACGCGCGGCATCCATCAAACCTTCCGCAAGGTCTGAACGGCTGGTGCATTTGCTGATCCCAACCGATGAACCGAGATTGGCAGGTTTGGTGAAGAGCGGATACGAACCCAGCGCTTCGGCTTTCGCAATGACGGAATCCACATCATTCTCGATCTCGCCGCGCAGGATCAAAGCCGATTTCACGAGAGGGATCCCATGAGCGCGCATTACATCTTTGAAAATGGCTTTATCCATGCCAACGGCTGACCCGGCTACGCCTGCGCCCACGTATGCCACATCCGCCATTTCGAACAGACCCTGGATCGTTCCGTCCTCTCCGAACGGTCCGTGCAGGACGGGGAAGAAGACGTCGATGGCGTTGAGCGTTTCGAATTTGTCTCCGGTTTTCGTCGAACGAAGCACGAACAAACTCTGCCGCGCCGACGGGTCGGTGGGCGGGATGACGCGGTCGAGATTCCTGACATCGCCATTTTCAAACGCACCGAGCGCATCGCTTCCAGTCAGCCAGTTGCCATCGAGCGTAATGCCCACTTGCACAACCTCATAACGTTCCGGGTCCAAAACGGAGATCACCGAGCGCGCAGACATCAGCGAAACATCATGCTCGCCAGAACGTCCGCCAAAGATAACTGCAACTCGAAGTTTCTTCGTCATGGTCACTCGTTCCACTCGCCTACCAACTCGATTTCCAATTCCAAATCCACGTTGAATCTTTCCTTCACCGTTCTTTGAGCCAGGAGAATCAAAGCGCGAATATCTTCGGCTCTGGTCCTGCCGTGGTTTATAAAGAAATTTCCGTGCAGCGTGCTGATCTCAGCGTTGCCGATGCGCGTCCCCTTCAAACCCGCGGCTTCAATCAAACGTCCCGCATGGTCGCCCTGCGGATTCTTGAACATCGAACCCATGCTTGCGCCAGGCGGTTGCGTGGCTTTTCGGCGTTCGCTGAATTGTTCGATTTTAACAGACACTTCCTCTTTCGATGAATTTTTTAATTTCAACATCGCGCTCAAAACAACGGCTTTCAATTCACCACGTTTTAAAATACTGGTGCGGTAGCCGTATCCCATTTGTTCGAGAGCGAATCGTTCCCGCCCTTTTTTCGTCAGCAGTTCAGCCCACATTAGGTTATGAGTCATATCGCCGCCGAACGCTCCCGCGTTTCCATACACCGCGCCACCGACTGTGCCGGGGACCGTTGCCGACCATTCCAGTCCGCCCAAGCCTTTGGATGCGCAGCGCTTGGCGAGATTGCCGATCACGACTCCCGCCTCGCACCAGACTTGAGGCTGGTCGCCCATCTCAAAGCGGATTCCCTTCGCCCTGTTCAAAACCACGACTCCACGAAAGCCTTTATCGCTGACGAGCACATTCGACCCGCCGCCAAGTATGTAATACGGGAGATCGTGTTCCCATATCCGTTGCATCGCGTCTGCAAGTTCATCCGCCGATCTGACCGTCAGCATCGCATCCGCCGGTCCGCCGATGCGCGCAGACGTATACGGCGCAAGGGCGACATGCTCCTGCACAGCATCGCCAAATTTCTCTCGCAAGATCTCAACGGAAGGGGCGGCGTTAACCATGAACATCCTGACTACAAATCCTTCAACAGATCTGCGGTGATCTGGTCTGCGTCCCCGGCGGAAAGGACAATGACCACATCATTGAATCTCAAATGTTCCAACAAATATTTACTCGTCTCTGCAAGCGAGCCGCTGTACCTGGCAGAGGCATGAGGCATTGCCCCAACCACTTCAGCGGAGGAGAAATCCTGTTCCGGTTCGCGTGAAGCGTAGATTTCCGTCACGAGAACTTCATCGGCTTCGCTAAATGCCCGGGAGAAATCGTATAGCAAGGTCTGCGTCCTCGAGAACGTGTGCGGCTGCCACACTGCCCAAATCCTCCGCTTCGGATAACGCGCCCTTGCCGCAGCCAGCGTTGCGCGAATTTCGGTGGGATGATGGGCATAATCATCGACCAGGAGAATGCCTTTTGGCTCGCCGCGAATTTCAAAGCGGCGTCCGGTTCCAGTAAAGTGACCCAATGCTTCAGCCGCTTTTTGCATCGGAAGTCCCATGACTGCTGCAACAGAAAGCGCGGCAAGCGCATTGCGGACGTTATGTTCGCCCGGCACCTGCAACGAGACATTGAACGCGTTCGTCATACTGCCCATGTTGGTCATGACAGAAAAGTCGAAACCGCCGCGCTCGTTCTTCTTCATGGTGCGCGCCTGCACCCATTGCGGGCTGTTGA
This portion of the Anaerolineales bacterium genome encodes:
- a CDS encoding D-alanine--D-alanine ligase, which codes for MTKKLRVAVIFGGRSGEHDVSLMSARSVISVLDPERYEVVQVGITLDGNWLTGSDALGAFENGDVRNLDRVIPPTDPSARQSLFVLRSTKTGDKFETLNAIDVFFPVLHGPFGEDGTIQGLFEMADVAYVGAGVAGSAVGMDKAIFKDVMRAHGIPLVKSALILRGEIENDVDSVIAKAEALGSYPLFTKPANLGSSVGISKCTSRSDLAEGLMDAARYDRRIIIEGGVKNVREIEVSVLGNEDPQASVCGEILPSREFYSYESKYIDGTSGLIIPAPLPEDTADQIRDYAVRAYKAIDCAGMARADFFVEKDTNRIYLNELNTIPGFTSISMYPKLWQASGMTYAELVDRLIQLALDRKAQRDRTEHRRTA
- the murB gene encoding UDP-N-acetylmuramate dehydrogenase; translated protein: MVNAAPSVEILREKFGDAVQEHVALAPYTSARIGGPADAMLTVRSADELADAMQRIWEHDLPYYILGGGSNVLVSDKGFRGVVVLNRAKGIRFEMGDQPQVWCEAGVVIGNLAKRCASKGLGGLEWSATVPGTVGGAVYGNAGAFGGDMTHNLMWAELLTKKGRERFALEQMGYGYRTSILKRGELKAVVLSAMLKLKNSSKEEVSVKIEQFSERRKATQPPGASMGSMFKNPQGDHAGRLIEAAGLKGTRIGNAEISTLHGNFFINHGRTRAEDIRALILLAQRTVKERFNVDLELEIELVGEWNE
- the ftsA gene encoding cell division protein FtsA, which encodes MDEIVVGIDVGTTKVCTLVGRVEDDKSIRILGVGIEPSEGIRKGIVVDLPAASRAIKRSVEKAESTSGLEITSAFVSLAGAHVASVNSRGAAGIPGGIIEVHDLARALEQAQAIAIPHDREIIHVIQRGITVDGQEGVKTPVGMHGYKLEVETHIITAASATVDNLRQCVGAAGVEIQQFVLNPLASAEIVLTEQEREMGVAVCDIGGGTTDLAIYVDGDVWHTMVLAVGGNHVTQDIAHGLRLSLTQAEEVKKQQGHAVKSDVGADEYFLMRPFGEDKDIRISRHDLAMIIEARVEETFNLILQEIKRSGYDGLLPAGMVLTGGTSALPGINRVAAGLLGMPVRTAQPQNLKGLVDKLNSPMYSTSFGLLQWAISMHDHQVAVSTGGKRRKPRGDRSSNMDSVKSWLKRLLP
- a CDS encoding FtsQ-type POTRA domain-containing protein; the protein is MSDKRQPTRAEIVRRRRAEHAAKELQRAAKQATKPMVKVSARTPTLPLWASPKPTEKRKFKIALGLPEFHLNKPKIALPRLPQLPRAHTNWRIASVLFALAFGTMLVLAFRLQYFYVPSAYVLGNTRILSEEINGIIGVNGQNIFTVQPDELERRLRLNYPELLSAQVDVYLPNFVYVTVLERQPVILWNQNGGYTWVDESGIAFRPRGEAAGLIVVNALDAPPAGIQTSDDPYSPPPFIQKDLVDSALGLAPLVPAGATLTFSSVDGFSWVDPRGWTVAFGTSSSDLPLKITVYRTLVESLLQRGKTPIYINVEHPDGPYYRMAEVDAEETQEIFVESP